Proteins from a single region of Sneathiella aquimaris:
- a CDS encoding Npun_F0296 family exosortase-dependent surface protein has protein sequence MKTLSKLFVAAAGALVLFVSPVQASTFTLDFTDPAVEGMLAATSTTGTVNEGISGSLGGLYTSPWSGANAGASYTSVQGGATATYDFGSNVQTNLEFLWGSIDNYNTLAFYLNDVLVENFDVGAVLAAPGVGLSGMTTATISIQDILFDEVVFGSAGNAFEYANLNISVVPLPAALPLYGAGVALLGFMGWRKRRKSL, from the coding sequence ATGAAGACGCTTAGTAAACTTTTTGTGGCAGCGGCAGGCGCCTTGGTCCTGTTTGTGTCACCAGTGCAGGCTTCTACCTTTACATTGGATTTCACTGATCCAGCAGTTGAAGGTATGCTTGCTGCAACCTCTACAACCGGAACAGTGAACGAAGGTATCTCAGGTTCATTGGGTGGATTATACACGTCACCATGGTCCGGTGCGAATGCAGGCGCAAGCTATACATCTGTTCAGGGTGGTGCGACTGCCACCTATGATTTTGGAAGCAATGTCCAGACAAACCTTGAGTTTCTTTGGGGTTCCATTGACAACTACAATACACTGGCATTTTACCTGAACGATGTTCTTGTAGAAAATTTTGATGTTGGCGCTGTTCTTGCTGCACCAGGCGTTGGCCTCAGTGGCATGACAACGGCCACGATTTCCATTCAGGATATTCTGTTTGATGAGGTTGTTTTCGGATCTGCCGGAAATGCTTTCGAATATGCAAACTTGAATATCTCAGTCGTGCCTCTTCCAGCGGCGCTCCCCTTGTATGGTGCGGGTGTTGCGCTTCTCGGTTTCATGGGATGGCGTAAACGCAGGAAATCACTCTAA
- a CDS encoding YcgN family cysteine cluster protein: MSEKPFWEEIPLSEMSDEQWESLCDGCAKCCLLKLEDEETAEIAFTNVACRQLDLKTCRCRNYERRSKLVPDCVTMTPEVIPNLSWMPKTCAYRRLSEGKSLYNWHPLISGDPQSVHKAGVSVFGRSISERIAGDLEDHIVDWPGEDCA, translated from the coding sequence GTGTCAGAAAAACCCTTTTGGGAAGAAATACCGCTTTCAGAAATGAGTGACGAACAGTGGGAATCCCTCTGTGACGGGTGCGCTAAATGCTGCCTTTTAAAGCTGGAAGACGAAGAGACGGCTGAAATTGCGTTTACCAACGTGGCCTGTCGTCAGCTGGATTTGAAAACCTGCCGCTGTCGGAATTACGAGCGGCGGTCCAAACTGGTGCCTGACTGTGTCACCATGACGCCGGAGGTTATCCCCAATTTATCCTGGATGCCAAAAACCTGTGCCTATCGCCGGTTATCAGAAGGAAAATCCCTGTATAACTGGCATCCGTTGATTTCGGGTGATCCTCAATCGGTTCATAAGGCCGGTGTTTCTGTCTTTGGTCGGTCTATTTCTGAACGGATTGCGGGTGATCTGGAGGATCATATCGTGGATTGGCCCGGGGAGGATTGTGCCTGA
- a CDS encoding ActS/PrrB/RegB family redox-sensitive histidine kinase: MTAIDSLQDERNQKDILTRSSGVRLQSLVYIRWLAVLGQTFAIILVHWGMGYSLPLVPVFLLVAASALVNILIAISQPSTMRLTDGGAILYLFYDALQLTGLLYLTGGLSNPFSLLFLVPVTISATNLSLKGTIFLGLTTIAAITFLGLYHEPFPLPESELQLSKTYIFAIWSALVLGTLFLSGYAWRISSDSRRMTDALTVARMALAREQQLSVVGGIAAAAAHELGTPLNTILLVSEELSREFPDGSEHAEDAKLLYTQAKKCAEVLAQLSTAPTHNRFLKQDAHHNYLPLQSLVSLVAEKYSDRGATLSINTMGDMDDQPRLFATPELLHGLGNLVSNAAEFAKEQVTITLIWTDTVVDVIIEDDGPGFSDEILDRLGEPYTSSRAGHGGMGLGVFISEMLIRHSGGNISFSNASRGGARVKVEWPRKRLEKENPYL, translated from the coding sequence ATGACCGCTATTGACAGTCTGCAAGACGAAAGAAACCAAAAGGATATCCTAACCCGGTCCTCCGGCGTCCGCCTTCAATCCTTGGTCTATATCCGATGGTTAGCCGTTTTAGGCCAGACATTTGCGATTATCCTTGTCCATTGGGGGATGGGCTACTCCTTGCCCTTGGTACCGGTTTTTTTACTGGTGGCCGCCAGCGCATTGGTCAATATTTTGATTGCAATAAGTCAGCCGTCAACCATGCGCCTAACAGACGGCGGGGCGATCCTCTATCTGTTCTACGATGCCCTTCAGCTAACAGGCCTGTTATATTTGACCGGCGGTTTATCCAATCCGTTTTCACTGCTTTTCCTCGTGCCTGTTACGATCTCAGCAACCAACCTGTCCTTGAAAGGGACCATTTTTCTGGGCCTGACAACCATCGCCGCCATTACGTTTCTTGGCCTGTATCATGAACCCTTTCCGCTACCAGAATCCGAACTGCAGCTATCAAAAACCTATATTTTTGCTATATGGTCCGCCTTGGTTCTGGGAACCCTTTTCCTGTCCGGATATGCGTGGCGTATTTCCTCAGATAGCCGGCGTATGACAGATGCCTTGACCGTTGCCCGTATGGCCCTGGCCCGAGAACAGCAACTATCCGTTGTTGGCGGGATTGCGGCGGCGGCGGCCCATGAACTGGGCACGCCGCTCAACACTATTCTACTGGTATCCGAAGAGCTTTCCCGAGAATTTCCAGACGGCAGTGAGCATGCTGAAGACGCGAAACTCCTGTATACTCAGGCAAAGAAATGCGCCGAAGTACTGGCGCAACTATCAACCGCGCCAACCCATAACCGCTTTTTGAAACAGGACGCGCATCATAATTATCTGCCCCTGCAAAGCCTTGTATCACTGGTTGCTGAAAAATATTCCGATAGGGGGGCCACCCTGTCCATCAACACAATGGGCGATATGGATGACCAACCAAGACTGTTTGCGACCCCGGAATTGCTGCATGGCCTTGGAAATCTTGTCAGCAACGCCGCAGAATTTGCCAAGGAACAAGTTACCATAACCCTGATCTGGACGGATACGGTTGTCGACGTGATTATTGAAGATGACGGACCCGGGTTTAGTGACGAAATTCTGGACCGATTGGGAGAGCCCTATACATCCAGCCGAGCCGGACATGGCGGTATGGGTCTGGGGGTGTTTATCTCTGAAATGCTGATCCGGCATTCGGGCGGAAATATCAGTTTTTCAAATGCTTCCCGAGGCGGGGCACGGGTAAAAGTTGAATGGCCGCGAAAACGGCTCGAAAAAGAAAATCCCTATCTATAA
- a CDS encoding D-sedoheptulose 7-phosphate isomerase — MELETYFQEELEDHAETLAKSRATLQTPFMEMLAAWEKSILNGGKILFFGNGGSAADAQHLSAELVIRFISDRAPIAAIALNTDTSALTAGANDLGYDAVFARQVEALGKAGDVAVGLSTSGTSPNVVAALQMARQKGLVTCAMTGRDGGVMPKLADHTLIIPAHSTRRIQEMHITFGHMLCGALEKRLKLA, encoded by the coding sequence TTGGAACTTGAAACCTATTTCCAGGAAGAACTGGAAGATCACGCCGAAACTCTGGCGAAAAGCCGGGCAACGCTGCAAACACCCTTCATGGAGATGCTCGCAGCATGGGAAAAATCGATCCTCAACGGCGGAAAAATACTGTTCTTTGGTAATGGGGGGAGCGCTGCTGACGCCCAGCATTTATCGGCTGAACTGGTTATCCGCTTTATCAGCGACCGCGCCCCCATTGCAGCGATCGCCCTCAACACCGATACCTCAGCCCTGACAGCAGGCGCTAATGATCTGGGGTATGACGCTGTTTTTGCCCGGCAGGTGGAAGCCCTTGGAAAAGCTGGCGATGTTGCGGTTGGCCTTTCGACATCGGGAACCAGTCCCAATGTGGTTGCGGCCCTTCAAATGGCCAGACAAAAAGGACTGGTCACCTGTGCAATGACCGGTCGGGATGGCGGCGTGATGCCCAAACTTGCGGATCATACCTTGATTATCCCGGCGCACTCTACTCGGCGCATCCAGGAAATGCATATCACCTTCGGACATATGCTGTGCGGTGCTTTGGAAAAACGATTAAAACTGGCCTGA
- a CDS encoding MBL fold metallo-hydrolase produces the protein MKNKQDNFRKPSQKKPFHHGRWRFRNLPNPDLTHGTRREYVSFLRKMLTFQNERVDIPEGHVIPQDLAAEHMHKHLNSDQDSLTWLGQACFLIKIDGITILTDPYLTDFASPTPFAGPKRFVASGINLKDLPSIDYLLLSHNHYDHLDSKTIHQMKERRDMTIVTPLKLGSYFKRRGFKKVVEMDWWDSLNANGVAVHALPSQHWSKRTLLDRNKSLWASFSIHGKNNKLYFAGDTGYAPLFKDIGKEYGPFDYALVGIGAYEPQILMKPHHTTPEEAVKIGEDVRSRTLVAMHWGTVRLTLEPLFEPPGRFTQAAAKAGYDETQSWVMSIGESRPLI, from the coding sequence ATGAAAAACAAACAGGATAATTTTCGCAAGCCATCCCAAAAGAAACCTTTTCACCACGGGCGGTGGCGGTTCAGAAATTTGCCAAATCCTGATTTAACACACGGCACGAGACGAGAATATGTGTCTTTTCTTCGCAAGATGCTGACATTTCAGAATGAACGGGTCGACATTCCGGAGGGGCATGTCATTCCGCAGGATCTGGCGGCCGAACACATGCACAAACATCTTAACTCTGATCAAGACAGTCTGACCTGGCTAGGACAGGCATGCTTTCTGATAAAGATTGATGGTATCACCATCCTGACTGATCCTTATTTGACGGATTTTGCGTCCCCAACCCCCTTTGCGGGCCCCAAAAGATTTGTCGCCTCTGGTATCAACCTGAAGGATTTACCCTCAATTGATTATCTCCTTCTGTCTCATAATCATTATGACCATCTGGACAGCAAGACCATCCACCAGATGAAAGAACGACGGGACATGACCATCGTCACTCCTTTGAAACTTGGCTCATATTTTAAACGGCGTGGCTTTAAAAAAGTCGTGGAGATGGATTGGTGGGACAGTCTCAATGCCAACGGTGTCGCCGTTCATGCTCTGCCCTCCCAGCATTGGTCAAAACGAACACTGCTGGATCGGAATAAAAGCCTGTGGGCGTCTTTTTCCATTCACGGAAAAAACAACAAACTCTATTTTGCCGGGGATACGGGCTATGCGCCCCTTTTCAAGGATATCGGGAAAGAATATGGTCCCTTTGACTATGCACTGGTCGGTATTGGTGCTTATGAGCCACAAATCCTGATGAAACCCCACCATACAACACCCGAAGAAGCGGTAAAAATCGGCGAGGATGTCCGAAGCCGAACATTGGTAGCTATGCATTGGGGAACAGTTCGATTAACCTTGGAACCCTTGTTCGAACCGCCCGGCCGGTTCACACAGGCTGCTGCCAAAGCAGGATATGATGAAACACAAAGCTGGGTAATGAGCATTGGAGAAAGTCGGCCCTTGATCTAA
- a CDS encoding DNA-methyltransferase — MQDNDEHHIRTGDACQELMRLDDNSVDLIVADPPYNLGKNYGNNKDLKDKEDYQKFTRSWLVEAHRVLKPGGSLYCFMGVKFIARLYLLLEDDLQLTPQGWITWHYTQGMGRKKGFSPRHEDILWFSKGENALFNLDEVRVPQKYFRKRNNMTGANPGDVWQFSHVHYCAAERQPHPTQKPEALIERIIAASSKEGDLVLDPFMGSGTTARVAQILGRRSIGFDINPDYVALSQQRLCEPFEGFDSIDPRKDRSPKDQPKLTTETV, encoded by the coding sequence ATGCAGGATAATGATGAACATCACATCCGAACGGGAGATGCCTGTCAGGAACTGATGCGCCTTGACGACAATTCAGTAGACCTGATTGTTGCTGATCCCCCGTACAATCTGGGCAAAAACTACGGCAATAACAAAGATCTGAAGGATAAGGAAGACTATCAGAAATTTACGCGATCCTGGCTTGTCGAAGCCCACCGTGTTCTGAAACCCGGGGGATCGTTATATTGTTTTATGGGCGTAAAATTTATTGCCCGCCTTTATCTTCTTCTTGAAGATGATCTGCAATTGACGCCGCAAGGCTGGATCACCTGGCATTACACGCAAGGAATGGGCCGTAAAAAAGGGTTTTCCCCCCGTCATGAGGACATTCTCTGGTTTTCAAAAGGGGAAAATGCCCTTTTCAATCTGGACGAGGTGCGGGTCCCGCAAAAATATTTTCGAAAACGCAATAACATGACCGGAGCCAATCCAGGTGATGTCTGGCAATTTAGTCACGTTCATTATTGTGCCGCGGAACGTCAGCCCCATCCAACCCAGAAGCCGGAAGCCCTTATCGAAAGAATAATTGCAGCCTCCTCAAAAGAAGGTGACCTTGTTCTGGATCCCTTTATGGGGAGCGGCACCACCGCCCGGGTTGCCCAGATACTGGGGCGCCGATCTATCGGTTTTGATATTAATCCGGACTATGTGGCCCTGAGCCAGCAGCGGCTTTGTGAGCCCTTTGAAGGCTTTGACAGTATTGACCCCCGAAAAGACAGAAGTCCAAAAGATCAGCCGAAATTAACGACGGAAACCGTTTAG
- a CDS encoding ankyrin repeat domain-containing protein, giving the protein MKRLAATLFLMIFSISQPQAAALFGEHEVFDAAVQNDPAVIEQYLLKGENVNIRDSSNTPLLVRAAEAGAVSIIEVLIKHKASLNLSDKHGNTAIMQAAVQGHPEVIEKLLKAGAKVDVENKQGETALIKAAKSGNLDAIKILMQYDADLAFTDFTGRTALDHARESRHHDVIRVLEALR; this is encoded by the coding sequence ATGAAACGTTTAGCAGCAACCCTGTTCCTGATGATCTTCTCCATCAGTCAACCACAGGCGGCAGCCCTTTTTGGTGAGCATGAGGTTTTTGATGCTGCAGTACAAAACGATCCGGCAGTGATTGAGCAATATCTCCTCAAAGGGGAGAATGTAAATATTCGAGACAGTTCGAATACGCCGCTTCTTGTGCGCGCTGCAGAAGCAGGGGCCGTTTCGATTATTGAAGTTCTGATCAAGCACAAAGCCAGCCTGAACCTGAGCGACAAGCATGGAAACACTGCGATCATGCAGGCGGCCGTTCAAGGCCATCCCGAGGTTATCGAGAAACTGCTAAAAGCAGGAGCAAAAGTTGATGTTGAAAATAAACAGGGTGAAACCGCCCTCATCAAAGCAGCGAAATCAGGCAATCTCGATGCCATTAAAATTCTGATGCAGTATGACGCCGATCTGGCGTTCACGGATTTCACAGGTAGAACGGCTCTCGATCATGCGAGAGAGAGCCGCCACCATGATGTTATTCGGGTATTGGAAGCCCTGCGTTAA
- a CDS encoding glycosyltransferase family 4 protein yields MRVLFLHNNFPAQYRHVAKSLAEKKKNRVVFASHRAVEKIPNVINLIYKPHREGRKETHHYLRTTENAVINGQSLFRACIDLKNKGFTPDIICAHSGWGPALYVKDVFPDAKLLCYFEWYYHAFGSDADFLKESSINFDDAGRIRTKNLPVLMDLAHCDWGQIPTQFQASQFPDTFKPKLSVLHDGVDTDFFKPKPNAPKIFGSLDLSHADEILTYATRGMEPYRGFPEFMRAANLLMKQRPNLHVVVVGQDRVAYGKKLPEGESWRKRMIEELDPDMSRLHFTGLLPYADYLKVLQASTVQAYLTIPFVLSWSLIECLSCGALVVASDTDPVKEVIRDGENGFLADFFDHEAFAEKIAFALDHHKELDDIRKSARKTVMDRYAHKKLLPRHLRLIKDIANGTFPPSEGAISG; encoded by the coding sequence ATGCGGGTTCTTTTTCTGCATAACAACTTTCCAGCCCAATACCGACATGTGGCAAAATCTTTGGCGGAAAAAAAGAAAAACCGCGTGGTTTTTGCCTCTCACCGGGCCGTAGAGAAAATTCCCAATGTTATCAACCTGATCTACAAGCCCCACCGGGAAGGGCGTAAAGAAACCCATCATTATTTACGCACGACGGAGAATGCAGTCATTAATGGCCAATCCTTGTTTCGCGCCTGTATCGATTTAAAAAACAAGGGCTTTACGCCGGATATCATTTGCGCCCATTCGGGCTGGGGACCGGCCCTGTATGTTAAAGACGTTTTTCCGGATGCGAAACTGCTGTGTTATTTTGAATGGTATTATCATGCCTTCGGGTCGGACGCGGATTTTTTAAAGGAATCCAGCATCAACTTCGATGATGCCGGTCGCATTCGGACCAAAAACCTGCCTGTTTTAATGGATTTGGCCCATTGCGACTGGGGACAAATCCCTACACAGTTTCAAGCCTCTCAGTTTCCCGACACTTTTAAACCCAAACTATCGGTCCTGCATGATGGCGTTGATACGGACTTTTTCAAACCAAAGCCGAATGCCCCGAAAATTTTTGGCTCTCTTGATCTGTCCCATGCAGATGAAATCCTGACCTATGCGACCCGCGGGATGGAACCCTATCGGGGGTTCCCGGAATTCATGCGCGCCGCGAACCTGCTCATGAAGCAACGGCCCAATCTGCATGTAGTCGTTGTGGGTCAGGATCGGGTGGCCTATGGCAAAAAGCTGCCTGAGGGAGAGAGCTGGCGCAAGCGCATGATCGAAGAACTTGATCCTGATATGTCGCGGCTTCATTTCACTGGCCTGCTTCCCTATGCTGATTACCTGAAAGTACTACAGGCCTCCACTGTCCAGGCATATCTTACAATACCGTTTGTTCTTTCCTGGTCGCTGATCGAGTGCCTGTCCTGCGGTGCCCTGGTTGTAGCCAGCGACACGGACCCTGTAAAAGAAGTTATCCGGGATGGGGAGAACGGGTTTTTAGCAGACTTCTTTGATCACGAGGCGTTCGCCGAAAAAATTGCCTTTGCCCTGGATCATCATAAAGAACTGGATGATATTCGAAAATCAGCCCGCAAAACCGTGATGGACCGGTATGCCCATAAAAAACTGTTACCGCGTCATCTGCGTCTGATCAAGGATATCGCCAACGGAACATTTCCCCCGAGTGAAGGGGCCATAAGCGGATAA
- a CDS encoding ActR/PrrA/RegA family redox response regulator transcription factor, producing MDKKNLLIVDDDEIFLNRLGRSMEKNGFTATLANSVAEGKTKALNVSPDYAVVDLRLEDGNGLEVVEAIRKICPDARIVMLTGYGNIASAVAAVKAGAIDYLAKPANVDDIVNALNATGDTKPSPPENPMSADRVRWEHIQRVYELCDHNMSETARRLNMHRRTLQRIMAKRSPQ from the coding sequence ATGGACAAAAAAAACCTGTTAATCGTGGATGATGACGAAATTTTCCTGAACCGGCTGGGCCGGTCCATGGAAAAAAACGGCTTTACAGCGACACTTGCCAATAGTGTGGCAGAGGGTAAAACAAAAGCCCTGAACGTTAGTCCTGATTATGCTGTTGTTGATCTTCGGCTGGAAGATGGAAATGGCCTTGAAGTCGTGGAAGCCATTCGGAAAATCTGTCCGGATGCCCGCATCGTCATGCTGACCGGTTATGGCAATATTGCCTCTGCCGTCGCCGCTGTCAAAGCTGGTGCCATTGATTATCTTGCAAAGCCAGCCAATGTGGATGATATCGTCAATGCCCTTAATGCAACGGGCGATACAAAGCCATCACCCCCGGAAAACCCCATGTCAGCAGATCGTGTTCGCTGGGAACATATTCAGCGGGTGTATGAACTGTGCGACCATAATATGTCTGAGACAGCACGCCGGCTGAATATGCATCGACGCACCCTGCAACGCATTATGGCAAAACGGTCCCCACAATAA
- a CDS encoding polyhydroxyalkanoate depolymerase, producing MLYQFNELQKLALSPLRMSAQFQSQVLRSPFNPMAETPQARTMAAAYELFAESTQYHGKPAFGLHETTIDGKPVPVVEEIIHRLPFGQLKHFKRETNRKDPKIMVVAPMSGHFATLLRGTVEALLPDHDVYITDWRDASSVPLFEGSFDLNDYIDYLREFLTVLGPETHVLAVCQPGVPVLAAVALMSEEDDKNVPLSMTLMGSPIDTRRHPTVPCKLAMDHSLEWFERTVIHHVPIVYPGAFRKVYPGFLQLGGFVSMNLDRHMEAHLKQFEHLVEGDGDSADKHRSFYSEYNAVMDLSAEYYLQTIETVFQKQLLAKGEMLYRGEQLVKPSSIRKTALLTVEGELDDISGIGQTVAAHDLCTNLAESKREHYEQEGVGHYGVFNGSKFRKFIAPRIGKFVRKHDKLS from the coding sequence GTGCTATATCAGTTCAACGAACTACAAAAACTGGCCCTTTCACCTTTAAGGATGTCGGCTCAGTTTCAGTCACAGGTGCTTCGCAGCCCTTTTAATCCTATGGCGGAAACTCCGCAAGCCAGAACAATGGCCGCGGCTTACGAACTGTTCGCAGAATCCACCCAATATCACGGGAAACCTGCTTTCGGACTGCACGAAACAACGATTGACGGAAAACCTGTCCCGGTCGTTGAAGAAATTATACATCGCCTGCCTTTTGGTCAGTTGAAACATTTCAAGCGGGAAACCAATCGAAAAGATCCGAAGATAATGGTTGTTGCCCCAATGTCAGGGCATTTTGCAACGTTATTACGAGGAACGGTTGAGGCCTTGTTGCCGGACCATGATGTGTATATCACGGATTGGCGCGACGCATCCTCGGTGCCCCTTTTCGAAGGGAGTTTCGATTTGAACGATTATATCGACTATCTTCGCGAATTCCTCACGGTTCTGGGGCCAGAGACACATGTGTTGGCGGTTTGTCAGCCCGGCGTGCCTGTTTTGGCCGCCGTTGCGTTGATGTCAGAAGAGGACGATAAAAATGTACCGCTTTCCATGACGTTGATGGGAAGTCCCATCGATACGCGCCGTCACCCCACGGTTCCCTGTAAGCTGGCAATGGATCATTCTCTGGAATGGTTTGAACGTACAGTCATTCATCATGTGCCTATTGTTTATCCGGGCGCCTTCAGGAAGGTGTATCCAGGCTTCCTGCAACTCGGCGGATTTGTCAGTATGAATCTGGACCGCCATATGGAAGCCCATCTCAAGCAGTTCGAACATCTGGTTGAAGGGGATGGTGATAGCGCCGATAAACATCGGAGTTTTTATTCCGAATATAACGCCGTTATGGATTTGAGCGCTGAATATTACCTGCAAACGATTGAGACCGTTTTCCAGAAACAGCTTCTTGCAAAAGGGGAAATGCTGTATCGGGGAGAACAGTTGGTTAAGCCATCTTCGATCAGGAAAACCGCACTATTGACGGTTGAGGGCGAGCTGGATGATATTTCTGGTATCGGACAGACCGTCGCTGCCCATGATCTTTGTACCAATCTGGCTGAGTCAAAACGCGAACATTATGAACAGGAAGGCGTTGGCCATTACGGTGTGTTCAATGGCTCCAAATTCAGAAAATTTATTGCGCCGCGTATTGGCAAATTCGTCCGAAAGCATGATAAACTGTCCTGA
- a CDS encoding lipid-binding SYLF domain-containing protein, with amino-acid sequence MYIRKRFGLWNAITMLIASIALFSGTIQMAQAANEQEQLVEKAKLTVETLAAQTDMAQFRKLLAVSKGIVVFPQVLKAGFIVGGAGGSGVLLSRKENGDWSSPAFYTMGQASFGLQIGAEAKELVLVIMTDKGLKAIINNQVKLGADVSAAVGPVGKDLGASSTTNMKADIFSFAKNAGLFIGASVEGSILDAKEGWNASYYGKSVSVDDIVIHRNVDISHANPLKAALKAAEAP; translated from the coding sequence ATGTACATTAGAAAACGCTTCGGCTTATGGAATGCAATTACAATGCTGATTGCTAGCATCGCCTTGTTTTCAGGAACCATTCAGATGGCGCAGGCCGCCAATGAACAGGAACAACTGGTCGAAAAAGCGAAACTGACTGTTGAAACACTGGCAGCACAGACGGACATGGCTCAATTTCGCAAACTGTTAGCGGTTTCAAAAGGAATTGTTGTTTTTCCGCAAGTGCTCAAAGCCGGGTTTATTGTCGGCGGTGCGGGCGGTAGCGGCGTACTGTTAAGCCGCAAAGAAAATGGTGACTGGAGTTCACCCGCTTTTTATACGATGGGACAGGCAAGTTTTGGTCTGCAAATTGGCGCTGAAGCAAAAGAACTGGTTCTGGTCATCATGACGGATAAAGGGCTAAAGGCGATTATTAACAATCAGGTTAAGCTGGGCGCAGATGTTAGCGCCGCGGTTGGTCCGGTTGGTAAGGATCTGGGGGCGTCCAGTACTACCAATATGAAAGCGGACATCTTCTCTTTTGCGAAGAATGCAGGCTTGTTTATCGGCGCGTCCGTTGAAGGTTCTATTTTGGATGCGAAAGAAGGCTGGAACGCCTCATATTACGGTAAATCAGTATCTGTTGACGATATTGTCATTCACCGGAATGTGGATATCAGCCACGCTAATCCGCTAAAAGCAGCGCTTAAAGCGGCAGAAGCCCCGTAA
- the rfaE1 gene encoding D-glycero-beta-D-manno-heptose-7-phosphate kinase codes for MTEAMPLSVIIENFKSLSVLCLGDVMLDRFTYGTAGRISPEAPIPVLSISHQQSMLGGAGNVVRNILSLGGSATLVAVIGDDPEGREVRHLLEKEDKLTDALISSGRRPTTVKTRYIADGQQLLRADAEASHALGQETAQKIIAAFEAALDQCDIVILSDYAKGVLSDEVLSAVIKLAGSAGKPVIADPKSTDFKRYAGVTLLTPNRKEMTTAAGLPCDSDTQTEKAARFVMQRDGIDTLLVTRSEAGMSLVSGSSAHHIPAQAQEVFDVSGAGDSVIATLALAIGAGASPADAATLANLAGGIVVAKTGTAAVSTDELSAALHNEEVRQTDEKVTSLSQALEIVNNWRARGLKVGFTNGCFDLIHPGHISLIKQSKAECDRLIIGLNTDDSIKRLKGPDRPATNETSRAIVLASLEDVNLVVPFAEDTPLKLIEEIKPDILVKGADYTVETVVGADLVMDYGGRVHLAELKEGFSTTRTIQKLLDIDKKKAP; via the coding sequence ATGACAGAAGCGATGCCCCTGAGCGTGATCATTGAAAATTTCAAATCCCTATCCGTCCTGTGTCTGGGCGATGTGATGCTGGACCGCTTCACCTATGGAACTGCCGGGCGCATTTCACCAGAGGCCCCCATTCCTGTCCTCAGCATTTCGCATCAACAATCCATGCTTGGCGGAGCGGGTAATGTGGTGCGCAATATCCTGTCCCTTGGCGGATCAGCCACCCTGGTTGCCGTGATCGGCGATGATCCTGAAGGGCGGGAAGTCCGTCATCTCCTTGAAAAGGAAGACAAGCTTACCGATGCACTCATTTCATCGGGACGTCGGCCAACCACTGTAAAAACCCGGTATATCGCTGATGGTCAGCAGTTATTAAGGGCTGATGCAGAAGCCTCTCATGCGTTGGGGCAGGAAACCGCACAAAAAATAATCGCCGCTTTCGAGGCCGCGCTTGATCAATGCGACATCGTTATTTTATCAGACTACGCCAAAGGCGTATTATCCGATGAAGTTCTGTCCGCAGTCATCAAATTGGCAGGATCGGCCGGAAAACCTGTTATTGCGGATCCGAAATCCACAGATTTCAAAAGATATGCCGGTGTTACTTTATTAACACCAAACCGAAAAGAAATGACCACCGCCGCCGGATTACCCTGTGACAGCGATACCCAGACCGAAAAAGCCGCCCGGTTCGTCATGCAACGGGATGGTATTGATACGCTGCTGGTCACCCGGTCCGAAGCCGGTATGAGCCTTGTTTCAGGAAGTTCAGCCCATCATATTCCAGCACAGGCGCAGGAAGTCTTTGATGTGTCCGGTGCCGGTGACAGTGTTATTGCAACTTTGGCCCTTGCTATCGGAGCCGGGGCCTCCCCGGCAGATGCTGCCACGCTTGCGAATTTAGCGGGCGGCATTGTCGTTGCCAAAACAGGCACCGCTGCGGTGTCAACCGACGAGCTGTCCGCCGCCCTGCATAATGAGGAAGTGCGGCAGACCGATGAGAAGGTCACATCCCTCAGCCAGGCACTGGAAATTGTTAATAACTGGCGGGCACGGGGCTTGAAAGTCGGGTTCACCAATGGCTGTTTTGATCTGATCCATCCGGGCCATATTTCCCTGATTAAACAGTCTAAAGCCGAATGTGACCGTCTGATCATTGGCCTGAATACTGATGACAGTATCAAGCGCTTAAAAGGGCCGGATCGGCCTGCTACAAATGAAACATCCCGGGCGATTGTTCTGGCAAGCCTTGAAGATGTAAATCTTGTTGTTCCCTTTGCAGAAGACACCCCCCTTAAGCTAATTGAAGAAATTAAGCCCGATATTCTGGTAAAAGGGGCCGATTATACCGTTGAAACTGTCGTTGGGGCCGATTTAGTGATGGATTATGGCGGACGGGTTCATCTGGCAGAGCTGAAAGAAGGTTTCAGCACAACACGGACCATTCAGAAACTTCTGGATATCGATAAGAAGAAAGCACCTTAA